The segment GCCACCCGCCAGCAGGGACTGCAGAAAGCGCAGGTAATCAGGGACCGTGCTCACCAGGCCGGCAGCCCCCTCAAGCAGGGGCGGATCGCTGGTGATAGGGATGTCCATCGCCTCAATGGGTGACAATGGCTGACTGTCCTGGGGCGCCTGGTACGGTCGGGCCAGCCGCGCCACGCGGTCTTCCGGCACGAAAAATCCGGAGTCCTGCATTGCCAGTGGGCCGAACACCTGCGCAGCAAGGTAATCGTCAAGCGCCTGGCCGGAGACAACCTCCACCACCCGCCCTAGCACCGTAATAGAAATACTGTAGACCCACTGCTCACCAGGATCCCCTATAAGTGGGACGCCTGCCACCTTATTGACCAGCTGCTCGAGTGTGTCAGCTCTGGAGCGGACACCCATGCGCCGGTACAACAGACTGTTGCGATGACTCAGCCCGGCCGTATTCAGCAATAGATCCCGAATCGTGATTTCACGCTCGGGTTTGCGCTGGGCGCTAAGAAAAGGTTCATCCGGATTGATGTACACAAACATATAACCAAACCGGGGTATGTACCGGGACACAGGGTCATCCAGCGACAGCCTGCCCTGCTCAATCAATTGCAGTGCAGCGACGGCGGTAATGGGCTTGGACATGGAGCGAATCTGAAAAATAGAGTCAGTTTGCATAGGTTGCTGTTGCTCAACATCCTGCCACCCGACACTTTCCAGATACACCACCTGACCATGACGGGCAACGCCCGCCACAGCGCCGGCGATGAGACCGTCATCGACATGCTGGCGCAATAAACGGGATATACCGGCCAGGCTTTCCGGGTTCACTCCTGCCGATCGCGGGTCCGCCAGTGGCAGGCCGGATGCCGGGGCGGCATGCAACGGCAATTGGCATAAGACTGACACGATAATCGTCGCGATGAATCGAATGGCATTCAATAGAGAGACTCCTATGGGATGGGCTTTTGGAATGTTCTTTTTTGTTGTGACGGTTATTGCTTTCCGGCAGGGCGGTTTTTGCTGATCTGTCGGTGTCATGTTCTTTTTGAACTGCAACCCTGCGTGCCAACTGACTGGAACTCTATTTTACTGGTCGCGAACTTAAGCTCTTTTCCAGTTACAACCGTGACCGCTAACTTGCCAGGATGTCCTTGTATTGATCCCGTAAGAGATTTTTCTGGACTTACAACCGTGCTCGTTAGCTTGCCAAGATGTCCTTGTATTGGTCCCGTAAGAGATTTTTTTGGACCTTTCCCATCGTGTTTCGTGGTAGGGAATTTACGAAGACAATCTGCTTCGGTTGCTTGAAGCGGGCTATCTGGGTGGCCAGGGTTTCATAGACCTGCGCCTCGCTCACCGCGCCTTCAGCCTCGCTCACGATGACAGCTACCACGCATTCCCCGAAGTCCGTATGAGGCACACCGATCACTGCCGATTCGACAACACCGGGTATTTCGTTGATGCAGGTTTCTATCTCTATCGGGTAGATATTCAGGCCACCGGAAATGATCATGTCCTTATTTCTGCCTACCAGAGTAATGCGCCCCTGAGCATCGCAGCTGGCCAGGTCGCCGGTAATGAAAAAACCATCATCGCGGAATTCTTCGGCGGTTTTCTCCGGCATTTTCCAGTATCCCTGGAAAACGTTCGGCCCCTTTACTTCCAGGATTCCCACTTCCCCCACAGGGACGACATTTCTGTTTTCATCAACAATGCGGGTTTCCACCTCAGGAAGCGGGAAACCTACCGTGCCGGCCACCCGTTCCCCCTGCAGAGGGTTGGATACCAGCATACCGGTTTCGGTCATACCATACCGCTCAAGAATCCTCTGTCCGGTGCGCTGCTCGAATTCCTCAAAGGTTTCCGCCAGCAGCGGCGCCGAACCGGAAATGAACAGGCGCATCGAGCTGCAGACTTCCCTGCCGAAATCGGGGTGTTTCAACAGCCTGGTATAAAAGGTCGGCACCCCCATCAGTACGGTGGATTCCGGCAGGCAGCTGATAATCCTGTCGGCATCGAAACCAGGCAGGAATTTCATGGTTGCTCCGCTCAACAGGGCACAATGGAGCGCCACGAAGAGGCCGTGAACGTGGTAAATAGGCAGCGCATGCAGCAGCACATCGTCGCTGGTGAAGCCCCATAGCTGGACCAGGTGCTGGGCATTGCTGGCCAGATTACGATGACTGAGCATTGCGCCTTTGGAACGGCCCGTGGTACCCGACGTATAGAGGATGACCGCGATGTCATTGTCAGCCATTGCGGCTACAGCAAGGTCTGCTTCGACACCGTCGATGCTGTCCGGCAGGCTTCCCTCGCCATTGGCATCCAGCGTCAGTAACCGGGCGCCGTGTTTTTCTGCTACTTCGGCCAGGCTGGTGATCCGATCAGGATCGCAGACAAACAGACGGGGGGTCGCGTCGCCAAGAAAATAGCTGACCTCTTCAGGGGTATAGCTGGTATTGAGAGGAATGTAGATGACTCCGGAGCGCAGACAGGCCAGGTAGAGCGCCACTGCAAAAGCAGACTTGGGCACCTGAACGACCAGACGCTCCCCCGGTTCAATCCCCTGCTGCCTGATGAAGTGACTGATGCGGGCAGTCAGCGCCAGCAGCTCTGCGTTGCTGATCTGCTCACCGTCTGCGCAATCAAGACAGATTTTCTGTGGTGCCCCAGCCAGGCGGGATTCGATCAGTCCATAGAAATTCTTATTCATTATTCCGGCGTGTCCTGTCAGCGTTCCATGAGTAGAAGACGGATGATAGCGGATTAGTGGGGTGGGTCAATGCCTGCCAATCCCGACCGCCCGGGGCCTGCACTGCCGCGGCGCCAGGATGGTGGCGTCTTTCTGTGCTTCTGACCTGTCGTCTGATCAGGGAGCCTCTGACCAGGTACCACAACGCTGTGCGGGAGTCTGTCGGGCGCTGCTGCCAGGCGTCGTGCGCAGGGAACAGTCACTCCCTTGCCAAGCAGGTCAACAGCGCAGTGGCGCCCGACAGGCCCGGCCCGGCGGGGCCTTCAGACAAGCCCGCTGGCTTCGTTGTACTGCCTTGACAGGCCTGAGCATGCCGGCGGCAATGCGCCTTGCCAGCGGGCTTGTCTGAATGCCAGAGCATTGTGGTACTTGGTCAGAGGCTCCTTAGGCTACAATAGCCGTCTTACAATCCTTCACACCCTGACCTGCAACTCAGAGCACACCAATGAGCTATGTGATATTCAGATACCTGCACTTCATTGCCCTGCTTGGCCTGGGAGGATCATTGCTGATCCAGAACATGGCGATCGCCCCCCGCATCACCGGTGAGGATGCCCGCAATCTCGCCAGAATAGACGGCGTGTACGGGATCAGCGCGGTTTTCGTTTTCCTGTTCGGGTTGACCCTGTGGCTGTGGATTGGAAAACCGGCTGAGTTTTACAGCAGCAATCCTCTGTTCCACCTGAAAGTTGGAATCTTTTTCCTTGCCGCACTGATTTCCCTCTACCCCACGCAATTTTTCTTCCGGCACAGAAAATCCACCGCACAGGAAATTGCCGTTCCGCGCCTGCTTATCTGGGCCCTGCGGACAGAAATTGTGCTGTTGCTGATCCTGCCGGTTCTGGCCGTACTGATGGCGCGGGGAATAGGTCTGCCTGGCTGATGCGCTGCCGGCAGTTGCAGGCCCGGGTCTTATG is part of the Gammaproteobacteria bacterium genome and harbors:
- a CDS encoding malonyl-CoA synthase; translated protein: MNKNFYGLIESRLAGAPQKICLDCADGEQISNAELLALTARISHFIRQQGIEPGERLVVQVPKSAFAVALYLACLRSGVIYIPLNTSYTPEEVSYFLGDATPRLFVCDPDRITSLAEVAEKHGARLLTLDANGEGSLPDSIDGVEADLAVAAMADNDIAVILYTSGTTGRSKGAMLSHRNLASNAQHLVQLWGFTSDDVLLHALPIYHVHGLFVALHCALLSGATMKFLPGFDADRIISCLPESTVLMGVPTFYTRLLKHPDFGREVCSSMRLFISGSAPLLAETFEEFEQRTGQRILERYGMTETGMLVSNPLQGERVAGTVGFPLPEVETRIVDENRNVVPVGEVGILEVKGPNVFQGYWKMPEKTAEEFRDDGFFITGDLASCDAQGRITLVGRNKDMIISGGLNIYPIEIETCINEIPGVVESAVIGVPHTDFGECVVAVIVSEAEGAVSEAQVYETLATQIARFKQPKQIVFVNSLPRNTMGKVQKNLLRDQYKDILAS
- a CDS encoding DUF2214 family protein gives rise to the protein MSYVIFRYLHFIALLGLGGSLLIQNMAIAPRITGEDARNLARIDGVYGISAVFVFLFGLTLWLWIGKPAEFYSSNPLFHLKVGIFFLAALISLYPTQFFFRHRKSTAQEIAVPRLLIWALRTEIVLLLILPVLAVLMARGIGLPG
- a CDS encoding serine hydrolase domain-containing protein, with the protein product MNAIRFIATIIVSVLCQLPLHAAPASGLPLADPRSAGVNPESLAGISRLLRQHVDDGLIAGAVAGVARHGQVVYLESVGWQDVEQQQPMQTDSIFQIRSMSKPITAVAALQLIEQGRLSLDDPVSRYIPRFGYMFVYINPDEPFLSAQRKPEREITIRDLLLNTAGLSHRNSLLYRRMGVRSRADTLEQLVNKVAGVPLIGDPGEQWVYSISITVLGRVVEVVSGQALDDYLAAQVFGPLAMQDSGFFVPEDRVARLARPYQAPQDSQPLSPIEAMDIPITSDPPLLEGAAGLVSTVPDYLRFLQSLLAGGELDGQRILGADTVAQMTCNQIDEALFPFGTNPANPMLDRGWGYGLAVVTDATQSEFGVNNGEFGWNGSLGTFSWADPETGTVAILMLQIQPSNAHGLAGEFKDLVYHSLDVNR